A single region of the Bacteroidales bacterium genome encodes:
- a CDS encoding biotin--[acetyl-CoA-carboxylase] ligase codes for MKTAFNIIFKERVSSTNDDAKKLLQTENVPDFTVISANEQLIGKGQRKNSWHSEAGKNLTFSIITFPVFLKIPDQFYLSKVISLGILEYLKTKGKYFKIKWPNDIYCKDKKICGLLIENSIAGSTIKNSVIGIGLNINQTVFPKDLPKATSLSIINDTEYLLSEELNNMLSRINKFYNDLKNLNFSKTDKLYHNNLYKINELSEFKDSRGRFLGKITGTEPEGKLIIQTVNNEIRTYNFKEVEFI; via the coding sequence ATGAAAACTGCTTTCAATATAATATTTAAAGAACGAGTATCCTCAACAAATGATGATGCAAAAAAATTATTACAAACTGAAAATGTACCTGACTTTACTGTCATTTCTGCAAACGAACAACTTATCGGAAAAGGACAAAGGAAAAATTCTTGGCATAGTGAAGCAGGAAAAAACCTGACATTCAGCATAATTACGTTTCCTGTTTTTTTGAAAATTCCGGATCAATTTTATTTATCAAAAGTGATTTCGCTTGGCATTTTGGAATATCTTAAAACAAAAGGAAAATATTTCAAAATAAAATGGCCTAATGATATTTATTGTAAGGATAAAAAGATATGCGGGCTTTTAATTGAAAATTCAATTGCCGGATCAACAATAAAAAACTCTGTAATCGGTATCGGATTAAATATTAATCAAACCGTATTTCCTAAAGATTTACCGAAAGCAACTTCTTTATCAATTATTAATGATACGGAATATCTGTTAAGTGAAGAATTAAATAATATGTTAAGTCGGATTAATAAGTTTTATAATGACCTGAAAAATTTAAACTTTTCCAAAACAGATAAGCTATATCATAATAACTTATACAAAATAAACGAATTATCTGAATTTAAAGATTCGAGAGGACGATTCTTGGGGAAAATAACAGGAACTGAACCTGAAGGGAAACTAATTATTCAAACTGTTAACAATGAAATAAGAACCTACAACTTTAAGGAAGTTGAATTTATATAA
- the argS gene encoding arginine--tRNA ligase: protein MQRIDQILSSTVIKALKEIYSAEIDSSLIQIQKTKKEFEGDFTLIVFPLLRFSKKSPELSAQEIGEYLCENLDEVEGFNVIKGFLNLTLSVKYWLNFFRAIQNDKKYGFSSNTEAGKNIVIEFSSPNTNKPLHLGHIRNNLLGWSVSKIAEANGNKVTKVNLVNNRGIHICKSMLAWKKLADGKTPETENMKGDHFVGDYYVAFDKKYKEQISELLKEGVPEEDAKNKADWMLQAREMLKDWESGETEVRTLWKTMNEWVYSGFDETYKKLGVSFDKIYYESETYLKGKEIILNALKEDCLNQKEDKTVFIDLTDDGLDEKVLLRSDGTALYMTQEIGTAVIRYNDYKFDESVYVVGNEQDYHFKVLKIIMRKLGYSWAENISHLSYGMVELPHGKMKSREGNVVDADDLIEEMIQTAKEKSKELGKLDGFSKDEKNEIFRKIALGALKYFILKVDAKKNMTFNPEESIDFTGNTGPFIQYTYVRVQSMLSKAKEQGIKLFSDYQNIEKLEDSELSLMNKLYDFEDVVTEAEERRNPSVIANYVYDLAKEYNRFYHEISPILKEENQDFKKFRLSLSEKVAVVIKNALDLMGIEVPERM, encoded by the coding sequence ATGCAAAGAATAGATCAAATATTATCATCAACTGTAATAAAAGCACTGAAAGAAATTTATAGTGCTGAGATTGACAGTTCTCTTATTCAAATACAAAAAACAAAGAAAGAATTTGAGGGCGATTTTACACTAATTGTTTTTCCCTTATTAAGGTTTTCAAAAAAGTCACCTGAATTATCAGCTCAAGAAATTGGAGAATATTTATGTGAAAATCTTGATGAAGTTGAAGGATTTAATGTTATAAAAGGTTTCTTAAACTTAACATTATCAGTTAAATATTGGTTGAATTTTTTCAGAGCTATTCAAAATGACAAAAAATACGGATTCAGTTCAAATACTGAAGCCGGTAAGAATATTGTAATTGAATTTTCTTCGCCTAATACGAATAAACCTCTACATCTCGGTCATATCAGAAACAACTTATTAGGTTGGTCGGTTTCTAAAATTGCAGAAGCAAACGGAAATAAAGTTACAAAAGTCAATTTGGTTAACAACAGAGGCATTCATATATGTAAATCCATGCTTGCTTGGAAAAAACTTGCAGACGGTAAAACTCCGGAAACAGAAAATATGAAAGGCGATCATTTTGTAGGTGACTATTATGTAGCATTTGATAAAAAATATAAAGAACAAATTTCTGAATTACTTAAAGAAGGAGTACCGGAAGAAGATGCAAAAAATAAAGCGGATTGGATGTTGCAGGCAAGGGAAATGCTTAAAGATTGGGAAAGTGGTGAGACTGAGGTTCGCACATTGTGGAAAACGATGAACGAATGGGTATATTCAGGTTTTGATGAAACTTATAAGAAATTGGGAGTTAGTTTTGATAAAATCTACTATGAATCTGAAACCTATTTGAAAGGGAAAGAAATTATATTAAATGCTTTGAAAGAAGACTGCCTGAATCAAAAGGAAGATAAGACCGTTTTTATTGATTTGACCGATGACGGTTTAGATGAAAAAGTTTTATTACGATCAGACGGTACAGCCTTATATATGACCCAAGAAATCGGAACTGCCGTCATCAGATATAACGATTATAAATTTGATGAGTCTGTATATGTGGTTGGGAATGAACAAGATTATCATTTTAAAGTCTTAAAGATCATTATGAGGAAATTAGGGTATTCTTGGGCTGAAAACATAAGTCATCTTTCATACGGTATGGTTGAACTCCCTCACGGTAAAATGAAGTCTCGTGAAGGAAATGTTGTTGATGCCGATGATCTGATTGAAGAAATGATACAAACTGCAAAAGAAAAATCAAAAGAACTCGGTAAGTTAGATGGTTTCTCAAAGGATGAAAAGAATGAGATTTTCAGAAAGATTGCTCTCGGTGCATTAAAATATTTTATTTTAAAAGTTGATGCAAAAAAAAATATGACTTTTAATCCGGAAGAATCTATTGATTTTACCGGAAATACAGGGCCTTTTATTCAATATACATACGTGCGTGTACAATCTATGTTGTCAAAAGCAAAAGAGCAAGGAATAAAACTGTTCAGTGATTATCAAAATATTGAAAAACTTGAAGATTCAGAATTATCTTTAATGAATAAGTTATATGATTTTGAAGATGTTGTTACAGAAGCTGAAGAGAGGCGAAATCCCTCGGTTATTGCAAATTATGTTTATGATCTGGCAAAAGAATATAATAGATTTTATCATGAAATTTCTCCGATTTTAAAAGAAGAAAATCAAGATTTTAAGAAATTTCGTTTAAGTTTATCTGAAAAAGTTGCAGTAGTAATTAAGAATGCGTTAGATTTAATGGGTATTGAAGTTCCGGAGAGGATGTAA